The Sphaerochaeta sp. sequence CGGACGACGGATCTGAAGGCAGTGCCCAGTATGGATGCAATCCTGATAGCGGTCACCCCAGCTTTCCAGCATCGCTCTTTTGCAGTGGGTGCTGCCACCGAGGATCATCACCCTGCGGTCCCAGAACCGCCCCTCTCCATACCGCTTTTCCACCGATGGCAGGAAGAACACGTCCGGAAACAGGTTCATCGTTCCCGTTTCTGAATTTTAATGGAGACAGGGGGTTTCCTCTTCCCTGCAGATACCGCCATGCAGACAGGGACAGTCCATCAGATCCTCCGTATGGATTCAATGGGAGAACGAAAAACCACGAAGTACAGAGAGCGCCGCTTTGCCATCCTGCAAGAGAGCATCCGTCTTCGCGTCGATGCTGATGGCACCCCGGAATCCGATTCTCTCAAGATGGGAGAGAAACGCGTTGATGTCCTGGTCCATCGTGGTGGGGAACCTGCGCTCCCCCCGGGTGGCGATATGGGCATGGGTGACCAGGGTGCCGGCGCCATCCAGATCCTCCCATGGCTCTTGTTCGCACATCATGTGGTAGATGTCCGGCGCGATGCCGAAGTTGGGACGATCCACCATCGTAGCGAATTGGACCGCATCCTTGACTGTCGTGACGGCATTGGTCTCCCCATGGAACAGGGGTTCGATGGCGATCTGCACATGATAATCTCCGGCGATCTCCGAAGCGGTTTGCATCCTGTTCGCCAACAGGGAACGGGCGTCGTTCTCCTTCATCAAAAGGGGGAACCTTCTGCTGCCACCAGAACCAAAGACGGCCATCCGGGCACCCAATTGTTCCATCCTGCCGAACGCCTGGCGGAGGTATGCTTCATGGTCCGTCTCAGAGACGGTATACAGGTTCATCGTCTTGGGATAGAAGAGGTTGCAACTGTACACGGGAAGATGATGGGAAAACCCCTGCTGTTTGACCGCTTCCCACGCTGCTTCCGGCAACGTGACAAGCACGCTGAGTGGCAACTCCAGATAATCGAATCCCGCCGCCTGGGCGGCATCCCAATCCTCCACATTTCCACAGAAGCCGAAGTGCATACCCCCTCCCATCATCTTCGACATGGTAGCACATCCAAGGAAAAGGAAACATGGTTTCTTTTCGTTCTTTTTACGGCCCCAATCATTTCACAATGTTCAGGTATGTGTGCATAGGTATGGACCGTATGGGAAGAAAACAGATTGTCGTCATGCCGGTCTCCTGGCACATCCCCACCCAGCTGGGGGAGAATATCCACCTGGAGCGCATCCGACGAAGGCCCCCGGCTGCCTTGGTCTCAGAACGGGCCGGAATCAGCCGCTCCACCCTGTGGGCGGAAAAACGGGAAGCCCGTCGGTGGCCATCGGCATCTACGAGGGGTGCCCCTGACAGTGCGGCGGGAACAGGATCCGCTGTTGGTCGCAAAAGAAGATGCCGTTGGCTGGAAGCTGCAGGATCTGGACCCCAGTACGCCCAAGCGGGCGCCGAAACGGAAAAAGACAACTACCATCTGGCAGACAAGAAAGGGCCGCGTCCACCAACGGCGGAACGCGGCCCAGCTGGAGCAAACCTTTGGAAATCAGATATTGTCCTTGGTCAGGACGGAAACACCGGTGTCAACCACTTTTCCACCCAGGCTCTTGCCGGAGAGGACGTCCACGGCGGCCTTGAGGCCTTCATAGCCCATCACATCCGGGTTCTGTGCCATGGTGCAGAGCAGGTATCCTTCTTTGATCAACTGCTTGATCATATCGGACTTGTCGAATCCGACGCCGACGACCTTGCTGCCACTCTCGTGGATGGCGTTGCCGATCCCGACGGTGGAACCTTCGTTGGCTCCGAACAGACCGACGACACCCTGGGTGATGAAGTTCGCCGCGGCATCCTTGCTGCGGGCTGCATCACCGTCACAGTACTGGGTCTCCAGGATATCGAATCCCTGGCCTTCGAACGCGGCGCGGAATCCCGCTTCACGGGCGACGGTGGACGCCGTGGCGGCGTTGACGCTGATCACTCCGATTTTTCCGCTCTTCACGCCCATTTCCTGGAACTTCTT is a genomic window containing:
- a CDS encoding sugar phosphate isomerase/epimerase, with the protein product MMGGGMHFGFCGNVEDWDAAQAAGFDYLELPLSVLVTLPEAAWEAVKQQGFSHHLPVYSCNLFYPKTMNLYTVSETDHEAYLRQAFGRMEQLGARMAVFGSGGSRRFPLLMKENDARSLLANRMQTASEIAGDYHVQIAIEPLFHGETNAVTTVKDAVQFATMVDRPNFGIAPDIYHMMCEQEPWEDLDGAGTLVTHAHIATRGERRFPTTMDQDINAFLSHLERIGFRGAISIDAKTDALLQDGKAALSVLRGFSFSH
- a CDS encoding ABC transporter substrate-binding protein, whose translation is MKKGIAMLLIVALVLASVFAQGQKETAGKAWKIQLITMDQMDQHWANVDKGAQKAAAELGNVEYKWNAPATKDDAQQIECINNAVAQGANAILLAANGPDAVTAALKEATAAGVKIIYVDSAANYPGEATFATDNKAAGKTAGEQMLKKFQEMGVKSGKIGVISVNAATASTVAREAGFRAAFEGQGFDILETQYCDGDAARSKDAAANFITQGVVGLFGANEGSTVGIGNAIHESGSKVVGVGFDKSDMIKQLIKEGYLLCTMAQNPDVMGYEGLKAAVDVLSGKSLGGKVVDTGVSVLTKDNI